The DNA sequence AGTCACTCGGTTGTGGCCTCCTCCGTTTCGACCGGTCCGCGCCCGGGCCGCCGACGGCCGGCGGCGCGGGCAGGGCGCGATTTGTACTCCCACCGGGAGCGGAAACCGGCCCGTCCGTGCGCCACGCCGCGCCGTACGTGTGCCATCAGCTCGTCGAAGTCGCCGGGCAGCGGCTCGGGTTCCTCCGGGACGGCGCACGTCGCGCAGACGCCCGCGCCATCGCGGGTGGCCGCGTCGGTCCCGTGGCAGACGGCGCAGGCGACGTGGCTCCGGGCGACGATTTCGTCCGCGCCCTCCGGCTGCGGGGGTGGCAGCAGTGGCGGAGGCGACGGAGGTGGCAGGGACGGCCGGTACGGGATGGGCGGCATCTTGCTCTCCAGCCGCTTTCGCACGAGGGCGGCCGGGTTGTGGATCTGCGGCGGCAGCCCGTTCGACAGGGCCGCCAACAGCTGCTCCCTGTTCACCTGGCGTGCCAGCCACTCGGCGGCGAGCGGTTCGAGGGCGGAGCAGTCGGCGGCGGACAGGGTCAGACGGGGATCCCGGCTCCCGAGCAGGGCGAGGGCGCGGTAGGCGGGGGAGGGACGGGACGGGCTGGACGCTTGGGGTGGGTGAGGTGCGAGGGGTGGGAGGGGTGGATCGGGTGCGTGGGACGGCGGGTGGAGGTGGTGTACGGGGGCGGGGTCGTCCCGTACGGGATGGGGCTCGTCCCGTACGAGGTCGGGGTCGCCCCCTACGGGCTCGCCGTCTCCTACGGGCCTGGCCTCCCCTACGGGCCCGAGGTCCCCTACGGGTTCCGCACCTCCTACGGATTCCGCATCCCGTACGGGCTCTTGGAGTACGCCCAGGTGGTGCACTGCTTCCCACGCGCCCCCATCGGGCAACATGCCCTCCGCCACGCTCTCCCACCACTCCCGCGGGCGCGGCGTCCGGGAGAAGAAGGTGCAGGTGACCCAGCGCGAACCGTGTTCCCCGATCACCTGCATCCGCTTGCTGATCAAGTGTCCGGCCGCGACGAGGTTCCTGAGTGCCGTGCGGCACGCGGCCTGGCCGTAGTTCGGCAGCAGTTTGGCCAGGGTCTTGGCGTCCATCGCCGCACCCTCGGGGAGGCGGTCGACGAACGCCGCGATCGACTCCTCGCGGGCGGGCAGGTGCGCGAAGTCGGCACGTGAGCGCGGACGTTGGTCCGGCGCCTCGCGCTTCCCGAACCCCGGTTTCGCCATGGGGTATGCGGGGGTGGGCATGACAGCACTAGCATGGGCGGTAGCCACAGATCGCCTTTTCCGATCTCGTAGGTCAGACCCCGGACCCGGTGTTGGCGCACCGACCGGGGTCGTTTGTTGTCGCGAACGCTAGAGGTTCCCCACCGACCGTCGCAAGCTGATCACCGAACGTCATCTCCCCTGTGGTATACGCGCGTTGCCGCGCGCGAGGGGTGGGTGGGTGGGAAAACTCAACCCACCTCCCATTCCGTATAAAGAAAGCTCGGGTCTCGAAGCTCGGAGCTCCGAAGCTTGAGCCCCAGGGCCGGAGTTGGGAATTCCGTCGCTCGTCGCCGCGTGCGCTCCGAGCTCCGAGCTTCGTTGGCTTACCGCGCCACCTGAACCGCTTACACCGCCTCACACCACCGCCGACGGCCACACGCGACGCACGCATCGGTCAAGGTGAGCCGGGAATTCCGCGACCGAGGAGAGGTGCGGGGTGGGCAGTGAACCGAAGTCGCCCCCGTCCGCGTCCGCGCGGAAGTCGATGTCGGCCCAGCCGCCGCGGAACAGGACGACGTGGAGTTCGGTGTCGTTCGGGCCTGTGAGCACGAGGCCGACGGAGTCGGGGTCGTGGGCCGACGCCCGTTCGGTGAGGAGGGGCCGCGGCCAGGAAGCGGTCTCGTCACGCCACGTCAGGGGCTGTGCCGCGAGCCCCAGGGCGTGCCAGTGGGGCAGACGTTCCGCGATCGCGGCGGCCGCCTGGTCGAGATCGATGATCCGGTCCATGAGGAGGAATCGTTCCGCCTGAATCGGCGCACAGCTACGGAATATCCGTTCGCATGTGTGCCTGCATCACCACCGGACAGGCATCCCTCAGCGAGCGCGAACGTCCGCGCGAACGTCCGTCAGAGCGAGCGCAGCCGCGCCGTTCCGCCGATTTCCGCGGCCATGACGCGTCCGGCCTCCTCCTCCAGCTGCTCCTCCGTGCCGACGGTGTCCGTGTCGAGCCCGTCGAGTTCGTCGAGGGGCTGGTCGAGGCGGACGTGGGCGACGAGGGACTGGAGGGCGCGGAGGCAGGCGGAGGCGGTGGGGCCCCAGTTGGAGAGGTACGAGAACTGCCACCACCACAGCGCCTCGCTGACGCGGCCGTCCCGGTAGTGGGCCATGCCGTGCCGGAGGTCGGTGATGATGTCGGCGAGGTCGTCGGAGATCCGGCAGGCGACGGGGGCGCTGCGCGGGACGTACGGGTCGAAGACCTCGGAGTAGACGTCGACCGGGTCGAGGAGCGTCGCGAACCGCTCGCGGAGCTCGTCGACGTCGGGCTCCGGGCCCACGTCGGGCTCGTAGCGCTCGTCGGGCAGGAAGTCCTCGTGCGCTCCGAGCCGGCCGCCGGTGAGGATCAGCTGGGAGATCTCCAGCAGCAGGAACGGAACGGCACTGTCCGGTTCATCGCCGCGGGACACCTCGGTGACGGCGACGATGAAGCTCTCGATCGAGTCGGCGACGGAGACGACGAAGTCGTCCGGTTCGCGCTTGGCGTCGTGAAGCGTTGCGTCAGACATCGAGAAGTCGTCTCCCTTCGAAGGCACGCCCGAGCGTGACCTCGTCGGCATATTCCAAGTCTCCGCCCACAGGCAGCCCGCTGGCGAGCCGGGTGACTTTGAGTCCCATCGGCTTCACCATGCGCGCCAGGTACGTGGCCGTGGCCTCGCCCTCGAGGTTGGGGTCGGTGGCGAGGATCAGCTCGGTGACGGCACCGTCCGCGAGCCGGGCCAGCAGCTCGCGGATGCGCAGATCGTCGGGGCCGACCCCCTCGATGGGGCTGATGGCCCCGCCGAGGACGTGGTAGCGGCCGCGGAACTCACGCGTCCGCTCGATGGCGACGACGTCCTTGGGCTCCTCCACGACGCAGATGACGGCCGGATCGCGGCGCGGGTCCTGGCAGACCCGGCACCGCTCCTCCTGCGCCACGTTGCCGCAGACGGCACAGAACCGGACCTTGGCCTTGACCTCGGTCAGGGCCTGGGCGAGCCGACGGACGTCGGTCGGCTCGGCCTGGAGGATGTGGAAGGCGATCCGCTGCGCGCTCTTCGGACCGATGCCGGGCAGCCTGCCCAGCTCGTCGATGAGGTCCTGGACCACGCCTTCATACACGGATCGGGTTCTCCTTCTGGGATGCGGGCGGCCGGACGGCCAGGCGGTCAGACAGTCAGAACGGCAGGCCGGGGATGCCGCCGCCGAGGCCCTGGGCGAGCGGGCCGAGCTTCTGCTGCTGGAGCTGCTGGGCGGCGTTGTTGGCGTCGCGGACGGCGGCGAGGATCAGGTCGGCGAGGGTCTCGGTGTCCTCGGGGTCGACGGCCTTCGGGTCGATGACCAGGCCCTGGAGCTCCCCGGCACCGCTGACGGTGACCTTCACGAGGCCGCCGCCGGCCGAACCCTCGACCGGGGTCTCCGCCAGCTCCTGCTGAGCTGCGGCGAGGTCCTGCTGCATCTTCTGAGCCTGCTGAAGCAGCTGCTGCATGTTGGGCTGGCCACCACCGGGGATCACGGCTTCGCTCCTGTGCTCTCGCGACTACGGGTACGACGGCGCGCCGTGCGGCACGGCTGGGCGCCACGCCGGTCCGACGCGGGGTCGGTAGCCCGAGCCTACGTGCTCGCCGGGCGCGGCGCGCCATGCGAGGGGAAGAAGTCCGGGGTGGGCGGCACTCGGCCGGCACGCGGCCGTACGCGGGCGGGCCGGGGGCGGGCCGGGGGCGCGGGCCCACTGCCGTCGGCGTCCTGCCGCGCCCCCTAACGCCCTCTCTCGCGGCTCATCCGCTGGTCGTCCAACTACTCATCCGCTGCTCATCCCTCATTGGCGATTTCCTCGATCACGGTCGCGCCGAGTTCGCGAATGATCAGGTCGTGGCCGGTGAGGGCGGTGTCGTCGAGGTCGGGGTCGTCCTCGGCGGGCATGTCGTCCTCGATGGAGACCGACGGGGGCTCGGGCTCGCGGTAGGGCTGCGCCGGGGCGGCCGGAGCGGCCTGCTGCGGTGCCGCCGGGCCGGCAGGGGCCTGCGGGGGCTGCGGGGCAGGCGTGGGGGCCGGGGCGGCGGCCTGCGGGCGGGGGGCGGCCGGCGCCGAGGCACCCTGCGCGAAGCCGCCTCCTCCGCCACCACCACCGAAGCCACCGGCACCGGCGCCGCCGCCGTAGGCGCCACCGCCCGCGTACGCGCCACCGCCGCCGAAGCCGCCGCCGGGGCCGGCGGCCGGGCCGGCTCCACCGGCACCGCCACCGCCGCCACCGGTCGCGTCCACGACGAGCTCGACCTTCCACTGCACGCCGAAGGCGTCGCTGAGGGCCTGCCGGAGGACGTCCTCGCTGCCGCTGTTGGCGAAGCTGTCACGCGCCCCGACGTTGGAGAAGCCCACCTGGAGCGTGGTGCCGTCGAAGCCGCTGACCTGGGCGTTCTGGCTGAGCAGGATCCACGTGAAACGTCTGCGGTTCTTGACCGCGTCGAGGATCTGCGGCCACATCTGGCGCGCCTGGTCGACGCTGCCGCCATGCCCGCCATGCGCCTGGGGCTGCTGGGACTGCTGAGGCGCCTGCGCGGCCGGTGCGGTCGGTGCGGCCGCGGTCGGCCAGCCACCGGGCCGCGTACCCGGCTGGCCGGCCCCCTGCTGCGGGGAGGCCGCGGTCGGCCAGGCGCCGGGCTGGGCGGCGGGCGCCCCACCGGCGGGCGCCGCAGGAGCCGTGGCACCAGCGGACCCAGGGCCCTGCCCCGGCGCCGTAGCTGTCGGCCAGGCGCCGGGCCGGGAAGCGGCGGCGTCGGGCTGCGCAGATGCGGGCGCCGGCGGGGGCGCGGGCGCGACGGGAGCCGGTGCCGGCGCGGCCACGGGCGCGGGGGCCGCCGGAGGCTGCGCGCCCCCGGGAACGGCGCCCGAAACGGCCGCTCGGGCGGCGGCGGGCCCGGAAAGGCCAGGGGGTCCGGGGACGCCGGCGGGAGCGTGCCCCTGCGGCCCCGGCTCGTACCCGGCGGAGAGGCCGCCCTGCGGCGCCCCCATGAACCCGCCGGCGGCGGGCCCGGCACTCAGCCCCATCCGCTCCAGCTTGTCCAGCCGGGCGCGGACGGAGCGCTCGTCGTCGTACGCGCCCGGGAGCAGGACCCGCGCGCAGATCAGCTCCAGCTGGAGCCGGGGGGACGTGGCGCCGCGCATCTCCGTCAGCCCCTGGTTGACGAGGTCGGCGGCGCGGCTGAGCTCTCCGGCGCCGAAGACGGACGCCTGTGCCTGCATGCGTTCGACGACGTCGACGGGGGCGTCGATGAGCCCCTTCTCGGCGGCGTCCGGGACGGCGGCGAGGATGACGAGGTCGCGCAGCCGCTCCAGGAGGTCGGCCACGAAGCGGCGGGGGTCGTTGCCGCCCTCGATGACCCGGTCCACGACCTCGAACGCGGCGCCGCCGTCACCGGCCGCGAACGCGTCGACGACGGCGTCGAGCAGCGACCCGTCCGTGTACCCGAGGAGGGACGTCGCCATGGCGTACGTCACACCGTCCTCGGCGGCACCGGCGAGCAACTGGTCCATCACGGACATCGAGTCACGCACGGAACCGGCGCCGGCCCGGACGACGAGCGGCAGCACCCCGTCCTCGACCGGGATCTTCTCCTGCTCGCAGACCTGCCCCAGGTACTCGCGGAGCGTGCCGGGCGGGACCAGGCGGAACGGGTAGTGGTGCGTACGCGACCGGATCGTGCCGATGACCTTCTCGGGCTCGGTGGTCGCGAAGATGAACTTGAGGTGCTCCGGCGGCTCCTCGACCACCTTCAGCAGGGCGTTGAAGCCCGCCGAGGTGACCATGTGGGCCTCGTCGATGATGTAGATCTTGTAGCGGCTGGAGGCCGGCCCGAAGAACGCCTTCTCCCGCAGCTCACGGGCGTCGTCCACACCACCGTGGGACGCGGCGTCGATCTCGATCACGTCGATCGAGCCCCGCCCGTTCCGCGCGAGGTCCCGGCAGGACTGGCACTGCCCGCAGGGAGTGGGCGTCGGCCCCTCCTCGCAGTTCAGACAGCGTGCGAGGATGCGCGCGCTCGTCGTCTTGCCACAGCCGCGCGGCCCGCTGAACAGGTACGCGTGATTGACCCGGTTGTTCCGCAGCGCCTGCTGCAACGGGGCGGTGACATGCTCTTGCCCGATGACCTCGGCGAAGGACTCGGGGCGGTAGCGGCGGTAGAGCGCGAGGGACGACACACCTACGACGATATCGGGCCCCACTGACAAGTGGCCTCGCTCACAGTTTCCGGCCACAGCCACCCGCCGCCAGATCCCACCCGCCCCGCGGCCCCGCCCCCGGCAACGCCCCGCCGAAACCCGGCACGCCCCCGCAGCCCCCGG is a window from the Streptomyces mobaraensis genome containing:
- a CDS encoding MarR family transcriptional regulator; this translates as MPTPAYPMAKPGFGKREAPDQRPRSRADFAHLPAREESIAAFVDRLPEGAAMDAKTLAKLLPNYGQAACRTALRNLVAAGHLISKRMQVIGEHGSRWVTCTFFSRTPRPREWWESVAEGMLPDGGAWEAVHHLGVLQEPVRDAESVGGAEPVGDLGPVGEARPVGDGEPVGGDPDLVRDEPHPVRDDPAPVHHLHPPSHAPDPPLPPLAPHPPQASSPSRPSPAYRALALLGSRDPRLTLSAADCSALEPLAAEWLARQVNREQLLAALSNGLPPQIHNPAALVRKRLESKMPPIPYRPSLPPPSPPPLLPPPQPEGADEIVARSHVACAVCHGTDAATRDGAGVCATCAVPEEPEPLPGDFDELMAHVRRGVAHGRAGFRSRWEYKSRPARAAGRRRPGRGPVETEEATTE
- a CDS encoding DUF5063 domain-containing protein, which gives rise to MSDATLHDAKREPDDFVVSVADSIESFIVAVTEVSRGDEPDSAVPFLLLEISQLILTGGRLGAHEDFLPDERYEPDVGPEPDVDELRERFATLLDPVDVYSEVFDPYVPRSAPVACRISDDLADIITDLRHGMAHYRDGRVSEALWWWQFSYLSNWGPTASACLRALQSLVAHVRLDQPLDELDGLDTDTVGTEEQLEEEAGRVMAAEIGGTARLRSL
- the recR gene encoding recombination mediator RecR, which translates into the protein MYEGVVQDLIDELGRLPGIGPKSAQRIAFHILQAEPTDVRRLAQALTEVKAKVRFCAVCGNVAQEERCRVCQDPRRDPAVICVVEEPKDVVAIERTREFRGRYHVLGGAISPIEGVGPDDLRIRELLARLADGAVTELILATDPNLEGEATATYLARMVKPMGLKVTRLASGLPVGGDLEYADEVTLGRAFEGRRLLDV
- a CDS encoding YbaB/EbfC family nucleoid-associated protein, yielding MIPGGGQPNMQQLLQQAQKMQQDLAAAQQELAETPVEGSAGGGLVKVTVSGAGELQGLVIDPKAVDPEDTETLADLILAAVRDANNAAQQLQQQKLGPLAQGLGGGIPGLPF
- a CDS encoding DNA polymerase III subunit gamma and tau, yielding MSSLALYRRYRPESFAEVIGQEHVTAPLQQALRNNRVNHAYLFSGPRGCGKTTSARILARCLNCEEGPTPTPCGQCQSCRDLARNGRGSIDVIEIDAASHGGVDDARELREKAFFGPASSRYKIYIIDEAHMVTSAGFNALLKVVEEPPEHLKFIFATTEPEKVIGTIRSRTHHYPFRLVPPGTLREYLGQVCEQEKIPVEDGVLPLVVRAGAGSVRDSMSVMDQLLAGAAEDGVTYAMATSLLGYTDGSLLDAVVDAFAAGDGGAAFEVVDRVIEGGNDPRRFVADLLERLRDLVILAAVPDAAEKGLIDAPVDVVERMQAQASVFGAGELSRAADLVNQGLTEMRGATSPRLQLELICARVLLPGAYDDERSVRARLDKLERMGLSAGPAAGGFMGAPQGGLSAGYEPGPQGHAPAGVPGPPGLSGPAAARAAVSGAVPGGAQPPAAPAPVAAPAPAPVAPAPPPAPASAQPDAAASRPGAWPTATAPGQGPGSAGATAPAAPAGGAPAAQPGAWPTAASPQQGAGQPGTRPGGWPTAAAPTAPAAQAPQQSQQPQAHGGHGGSVDQARQMWPQILDAVKNRRRFTWILLSQNAQVSGFDGTTLQVGFSNVGARDSFANSGSEDVLRQALSDAFGVQWKVELVVDATGGGGGGAGGAGPAAGPGGGFGGGGAYAGGGAYGGGAGAGGFGGGGGGGGFAQGASAPAAPRPQAAAPAPTPAPQPPQAPAGPAAPQQAAPAAPAQPYREPEPPSVSIEDDMPAEDDPDLDDTALTGHDLIIRELGATVIEEIANEG